A genomic window from Methanobacterium sp. BRmetb2 includes:
- a CDS encoding MarR family transcriptional regulator has protein sequence MDNKEKVIKAFRESEKPLNATKVAKISGIDKKEVDKIMKDLKKDETIISPKRCYWALKE, from the coding sequence ATGGACAATAAAGAAAAAGTGATAAAAGCCTTCAGAGAATCAGAAAAACCTTTAAATGCAACAAAAGTAGCCAAAATTTCTGGTATTGACAAGAAAGAAGTGGACAAGATCATGAAAGATCTTAAAAAGGATGAGACCATAATTTCTCCTAAGAGATGTTATTGGGCTTTGAAAGAGTAG
- a CDS encoding exonuclease, with product MDPNHLKKKLLEQYDGTDLEDLDGLEEVETCQGSVFNIKSEDKLKFYLKNQEKAVECLISDLKLVKGIGNSKENKLKLDGYNNLEDLQNHPRFGRAAGEVLSMIRSYDAQTIASILCERYSQSHPQMLNTCSFTDIEDFIFMDIETLGLKNQPIILLGEASISSDKITVNQYLLKDLNDEPAVLAAHLDSMNDNRVYVTFNGRSFDVPYIKDRLNYFQIDHKLDHHHLDLLHFSRRFYGNHLPNCQLTTIEEHLLGMERVEDVPGSLVPDFYKTYLETDNIGPLIPIIEHNRDDIISLARIISRMNEQID from the coding sequence ATGGATCCTAATCATTTAAAAAAGAAGCTCCTGGAACAATATGATGGTACTGATTTAGAGGATCTTGATGGTTTAGAAGAAGTTGAAACCTGTCAGGGTAGTGTTTTCAATATTAAATCAGAAGATAAACTAAAATTTTATCTAAAAAACCAGGAAAAAGCAGTGGAGTGTCTCATATCAGATCTTAAACTGGTCAAAGGTATTGGGAACTCCAAAGAGAACAAGCTTAAACTGGACGGATATAATAATTTGGAAGACCTGCAAAATCACCCCCGCTTTGGGAGAGCTGCAGGGGAAGTATTGTCTATGATCAGGTCATATGATGCCCAAACCATTGCCTCAATTTTGTGTGAGAGGTACAGCCAGTCTCATCCCCAAATGCTTAATACTTGCAGTTTCACTGATATTGAAGATTTTATATTCATGGATATTGAAACTTTAGGACTGAAAAATCAGCCCATAATACTGTTGGGAGAAGCTTCAATATCCAGTGATAAGATCACAGTAAACCAGTATCTTTTAAAGGATTTAAATGATGAACCGGCAGTTTTAGCTGCGCATCTGGATTCTATGAATGATAATCGTGTCTATGTTACATTTAATGGCCGCAGCTTTGATGTTCCATATATTAAGGATCGTTTGAACTATTTTCAGATAGATCATAAATTGGATCACCACCACCTTGATCTACTACATTTTTCCCGGCGCTTTTATGGTAACCATCTACCAAACTGTCAGTTAACCACTATTGAAGAGCATTTATTGGGTATGGAAAGGGTGGAAGATGTGCCTGGATCATTGGTACCTGATTTTTATAAGACTTATCTTGAAACAGATAATATTGGGCCGTTAATCCCTATTATTGAACACAATCGGGATGATATTATTAGCCTGGCACGTATAATTTCCAGAATGAATGAACAGATAGATTAG
- a CDS encoding B12-binding domain-containing radical SAM protein: MKVTLINPPQTNSKYKFMGVVAPPLGLAYMAAVLEESGVEVKIVDASALDMTWNDLEDQMQKISPQLVAITALTPTIDQAFKTAEITKKVCPDTLVVMGGYHPSFNYDSVLENDSVDLVIRGEGEETLLELVQTLENGGDLSNVKGIAYDNVVTPARPLITDLDSLPFPARHLLPMDHYKLLNMKTRMSTMITSRGCPMQCSFCASAALHGPKLRLRSAKSIVNEMEHLVDDFNVETIAFMDDTFTIHKSRVHEICAEIKKRELKVFWGCASRVDTLNEELLKEMKEAGCIAIFLGVESADQQILDGVNKETTIEKIRNAFEISRKEKIRTIASVVLGMPGDTHENIKRTINFVKELKPSYAIFSLATPYPGTRFYQQAFEEKMIKVKDWSKYTLINPILDTVDCSLEDLKDLQKKAFYKFYLRPNYLLHQAVMDGPILLKTIAGVIRQVK, encoded by the coding sequence ATGAAAGTTACGTTGATAAATCCACCCCAAACCAATTCAAAATATAAATTTATGGGAGTTGTAGCACCTCCCCTGGGTCTGGCCTATATGGCTGCTGTTCTTGAAGAAAGTGGTGTAGAAGTTAAGATTGTGGATGCTTCTGCATTGGATATGACTTGGAACGATCTAGAAGATCAAATGCAGAAAATTTCACCCCAGTTAGTGGCCATCACTGCCTTAACTCCCACCATTGATCAGGCATTTAAAACAGCTGAAATAACCAAAAAGGTTTGTCCGGATACACTGGTAGTGATGGGTGGTTATCATCCCAGTTTCAATTATGATTCAGTATTAGAAAATGACTCTGTAGATCTGGTAATAAGGGGAGAAGGAGAGGAGACCTTACTGGAACTGGTACAGACTCTGGAAAATGGTGGAGATCTTTCAAATGTTAAAGGGATTGCTTATGATAATGTAGTAACACCAGCCCGCCCCCTTATTACAGACCTGGATAGCCTGCCATTCCCAGCTCGACACCTTTTACCCATGGATCATTATAAACTGCTTAACATGAAGACCCGCATGTCCACTATGATAACCAGTCGAGGTTGTCCTATGCAGTGTTCTTTCTGTGCTTCTGCTGCTTTGCACGGACCTAAACTTCGGTTGCGATCTGCAAAGAGTATTGTAAATGAAATGGAACACCTTGTTGATGACTTTAATGTTGAAACCATTGCTTTTATGGACGATACATTTACCATCCACAAAAGTAGAGTCCATGAGATATGTGCAGAGATAAAAAAAAGAGAGTTGAAGGTGTTTTGGGGTTGTGCTTCTAGGGTTGATACTCTTAATGAGGAACTATTAAAAGAGATGAAGGAAGCAGGATGTATAGCTATTTTTTTAGGTGTGGAATCTGCGGATCAGCAAATACTTGATGGGGTAAATAAAGAGACCACTATCGAAAAGATTAGAAATGCATTTGAAATTTCCCGTAAAGAAAAAATACGCACCATAGCCTCTGTGGTGCTGGGAATGCCTGGTGATACCCATGAAAACATTAAAAGAACTATAAATTTCGTTAAAGAATTGAAACCTTCCTATGCAATTTTTTCACTGGCCACCCCATATCCAGGTACCAGATTTTATCAGCAGGCCTTTGAAGAGAAGATGATCAAAGTTAAAGACTGGTCTAAATACACCCTGATTAACCCTATACTAGATACAGTGGACTGTTCCCTGGAGGATCTTAAAGATCTTCAGAAAAAGGCCTTTTATAAATTTTATTTAAGGCCCAATTATCTTCTGCACCAGGCAGTGATGGATGGTCCTATTCTCTTGAAAACTATCGCTGGTGTGATAAGGCAGGTAAAATAA
- a CDS encoding aldo/keto reductase, whose amino-acid sequence MLYRKLGKTGLDVSILGFGCMRLPTLDKKSEVIDKPQATEMLYHAIDHGVNYVDTGYPYHNGASEPFLGEILKDGYREKVYLSTKIPSWNIEKKEDLDYYLEEQLKNLQTEFIDFYMVHNLNQKYWPQLEKANVFEFLDEALSSGKIKYTGFSFHDELEFFMEMVDIYNWDMTLVQYNFMDENYQAGREGIRYAASQGLGVMVMEPLRGGALVNIPNDIQSIWDQAETKRKPVEWALRYIWDNPDVDVVLSGMSTLKQVKDNLKYADEGLPGSLSEDEKFLIKDVKMAYKERIMVDCTACGYCMPCPEGINIPKCFMHYNNAHVYEDKENESMHYFVLLKDEERASNCIECGECEKMCPQMINIKEELKKVKETFGG is encoded by the coding sequence ATGCTTTATCGAAAACTTGGAAAAACTGGCCTGGACGTATCTATATTGGGCTTTGGATGTATGAGGCTCCCTACCTTAGACAAAAAATCAGAGGTGATTGACAAACCTCAAGCAACAGAAATGCTCTACCATGCCATAGACCATGGCGTAAACTATGTGGACACAGGGTACCCTTACCATAATGGAGCAAGTGAACCTTTTCTGGGTGAAATTCTAAAGGATGGATACCGGGAGAAGGTGTATCTTTCCACCAAGATCCCCAGCTGGAACATAGAAAAAAAGGAAGATTTGGATTACTATTTGGAGGAGCAATTAAAAAATCTACAAACAGAGTTCATCGATTTTTATATGGTACACAATCTGAATCAGAAATACTGGCCCCAATTAGAAAAAGCAAACGTATTCGAATTTCTGGACGAGGCTTTATCCAGTGGCAAAATAAAATACACTGGTTTTTCTTTTCATGATGAACTGGAATTCTTCATGGAAATGGTAGACATCTATAATTGGGATATGACCCTGGTGCAGTACAATTTTATGGACGAAAACTACCAGGCCGGGAGGGAAGGTATCAGATATGCTGCATCTCAGGGTTTAGGGGTAATGGTAATGGAACCCCTCCGGGGAGGAGCACTGGTTAACATTCCCAATGATATACAATCGATATGGGACCAGGCGGAAACCAAAAGAAAACCTGTAGAATGGGCCCTTAGATATATATGGGACAATCCAGATGTGGATGTGGTGTTAAGTGGAATGTCTACACTCAAACAGGTTAAAGATAATCTAAAATATGCAGATGAAGGCTTACCGGGATCATTATCTGAAGATGAGAAATTTCTCATTAAAGATGTTAAAATGGCCTACAAAGAAAGGATCATGGTAGACTGCACTGCTTGCGGCTACTGTATGCCCTGTCCTGAGGGAATTAACATTCCTAAGTGTTTCATGCACTACAACAATGCACATGTCTATGAAGATAAAGAAAATGAGAGCATGCACTATTTTGTTCTACTTAAAGATGAAGAGCGGGCTTCCAATTGTATAGAATGTGGTGAATGTGAAAAAATGTGCCCGCAGATGATCAATATTAAAGAGGAGTTAAAGAAGGTTAAAGAAACTTTTGGAGGCTAA
- a CDS encoding cell filamentation protein Fic, which translates to MFQPQFSYNNKIVNNLLDIYSKNDFIANAPLVMDMKISLQRDALLKTAHHSTSIEGNPLSLDDVKELSQGHKISAQKKAKQEVINYIKVLKNLDKYHEKGIITGKSLLKLFDDITFHTLDCAYFGAGYRNIQVNVVNNLKEVVFTPPQPDEIEELMTDFIRWLNNLDDLNPVIAAGIAHFELVRIHPFVDGNGRTARALTALILYLNKFGVSQFFTIDDFYDEDRAAYYNALNQVDLETMDLTPWLEYYLEGFLYSISKVEKQILLSSPPNKINQIRLTKKQMKILEYIHLNGTISNKEVQNLLGISRQGAYKYLHKLVNLGILKKEGGSRSTYYIQLSNK; encoded by the coding sequence ATGTTCCAACCCCAATTCTCTTACAATAATAAAATAGTAAACAATCTACTGGATATTTATTCTAAAAATGATTTCATAGCCAATGCACCGTTAGTAATGGATATGAAAATTTCACTACAAAGAGATGCTCTACTTAAAACTGCTCATCATTCTACCTCAATAGAAGGTAATCCACTTTCCTTAGATGATGTTAAAGAGTTATCACAGGGTCATAAAATATCAGCCCAGAAAAAGGCTAAACAGGAAGTTATAAACTACATTAAAGTACTAAAAAACTTGGATAAATACCATGAAAAAGGGATAATAACCGGAAAATCCCTTCTAAAATTGTTTGATGATATAACTTTTCATACACTAGACTGTGCCTATTTTGGTGCAGGTTATAGAAATATTCAGGTTAATGTGGTTAATAATCTGAAAGAAGTGGTATTTACTCCACCACAGCCTGATGAGATTGAAGAGTTAATGACTGATTTTATTAGGTGGCTGAATAATTTGGATGATTTGAATCCAGTTATTGCAGCAGGGATTGCCCATTTTGAATTGGTTAGGATTCACCCCTTTGTGGATGGTAATGGACGTACTGCTCGGGCTCTAACTGCATTAATCCTCTACCTCAACAAATTTGGGGTTAGTCAATTTTTCACCATAGACGATTTTTATGATGAGGATCGGGCCGCTTATTATAATGCTCTTAACCAAGTAGATTTGGAAACAATGGATCTTACTCCCTGGCTTGAATACTATTTAGAAGGATTTTTATATTCTATTTCTAAAGTTGAAAAACAGATATTACTTTCTTCTCCCCCAAATAAAATTAATCAAATCCGTCTTACAAAAAAGCAGATGAAAATACTTGAATATATCCATCTTAACGGCACTATTTCTAATAAAGAAGTTCAAAATTTGCTGGGTATATCCCGACAGGGAGCCTATAAATATCTTCACAAGTTGGTTAATTTAGGTATTCTAAAAAAAGAAGGTGGTAGTAGATCCACCTATTATATACAGTTGTCAAATAAGTAG